Part of the Cenarchaeum symbiont of Oopsacas minuta genome is shown below.
AAGAGAACCCCGTGGAGACTCTTACCAAAGAGAAAGAGATGTTGGAGGATAAATTGGCCCGTATAATGGCTGACTTTCAAAATCTTGAGAAACAAACTCATGCAAAAATTCAAAATAGTGTTGCTGCAAGAATTGGTGAAATTTTTGTCGATATGCTCTCAATACGCGATGATTTTGAGCGTGCGCGAGACTCATTCACCGAAAGCGGCAAAGATGCTACCGGACTTGATTCTGTCCTAAAGAACATCTCCTCGATGTTCTCAAAGTACGAGGTATTGCCTATGGACGATATGGGTGAAATATTTGACCCCAAACTTCACGAGGCCATATCAGTAATAGAGGACGATATATTGGATGAGAACACAATCACAAAGGTGATCAGAAAGGGATATATTTTACATAATAAAGTCGTACGTACATCGCTAGTTGAAATATCCAAAAAACCGGTGGTAGAATGAATATGGTAAAAATTATAGG
Proteins encoded:
- a CDS encoding GrpE protein; translation: MNTNESDVTGNDLPKDESISTKMTKEECPVETLVKENPVETLTKEKEMLEDKLARIMADFQNLEKQTHAKIQNSVAARIGEIFVDMLSIRDDFERARDSFTESGKDATGLDSVLKNISSMFSKYEVLPMDDMGEIFDPKLHEAISVIEDDILDENTITKVIRKGYILHNKVVRTSLVEISKKPVVE